A region of the Alphaproteobacteria bacterium genome:
AGATCAGGGCGCGCTGTTCGGGGTCGCGGCCCAGCAGCGCCGGTGCCAGCATCCGCACTTGGCCCAGCGTGCCGGCCGTGCCTACCCAGTGGCTGACATATTCGCCCTGGGCCCCGTCGTCGCAGCTAATCTTGACCGCGAAGCGGCTGGCCGGAAGCTTCTCGCCCTTGGCATAGATCATGTTGCCGACTCCGGAGGTGCCGGCACGGCCCAGACCGAGGTTCTCGACCTCGAAGCTAAAAGTGTGGATTTCAACGCGATCGATCTTGCTCACGGGGGGTCTCCTAGCCCAGAATAAGTCGCGATGATAACGCTAACATAGTACTTTGCGTCCGGCCAATAAGCCGTTAGAAATGCAGCGGTCATAGGGAGCGGGGAGGGGCCTCGCGGCAGGGAGAATGAAAGTGCGTTCCAACAGGGCGGCATCCGGCCGGGTGCGCATGCTCGACGTGGCCCGCGAGGCTGGCGTCTCGGCCCAGACCGTGTCGCGCGTCCTGCGGCTGCCGGAAAAGGTGGCCGAGGCCACCCGCCAGCGCGTTCTCGACGCCGTCGAAAAGCTCAACTATGTGCCCGATCTGGCGGCCAGCTATCTGGCCTCGAACCGCAGCCGGGTGGTGGCGCTGGTGATGCCCAGCGTCTCGATGTCGATCTTCGCCGACACCGCCGCCGGACTGACCAGCAGCCTGGATCAGGCCGGTTATCAGTTGCTGCTGGCGCACACCGGCTATTCTCTCAACGACGAGGAGGCGGCCATCCGCGCCTTTCTCGGGCGCCGGCCCGATGCCATGGTCCTGATCGGCGTGGAGCACAGCGCCCGAGCCGAGGAGATCCTGCGGCTCTCGGAAATTCCCGTGGTCCAGACCTGGGCTCTGACCGACAGCCCGATCGACATGGTCGTCGGCTTTGACAACGTCGGCGCCGGTTCCGCCCTGGCAGAGTATTTCATCGAACGGGGTTACCGGCGCCTGGCCTTTGTGGGAAACAACGAACTGCGCTCGCGCCAGCGCAGGGAGGGTTTCGTTGCGGCCTTGGCGGGCCGGGCTCCGGCGCCAACGATCGTCAGCCACGAAAGTGTCACGGCGCTGATGGACGACGGTTCCGCCGCCCTGGCCGAGGTGCTGGAACGCCAGCCCGACACCGATGCCATATTCCTGGCCAGCGATATAATGGCTGCCGGTGCCATTTTCGAGTGCCAACGCCGCGGCATCCGGGTTCCCGAGGATGTTGCCATCGCCGGTTTCGGCGGCTACGAAATCGCCCACCAAATCACGCCCAGCTTGACCACCGCCGAGGTTTCGGGGCGCCGCATTGGTGAACTGGCGGCAGGGCTCATCACCGCCAAACTGGCCGGCGAGCCGTGCGAGAAAAGCGTCATCGACGTCGGATTCCGTATCGTTCGGCGCGACAGCGCCTGAAGGCGATATTTTTCTAGCCCGTCTTGGCCAGGAAGCTGTTGGCCGCCGAGCGCTGGTTCTCAAAGATCGAACCCTGGTGCGGTGCCGGCGGCAACGGCATGCGCACGGGCACGTCGGCCAGGCGAGGCTCTAGCGTGGCCTGACCGTTCAGCAGACGGGAATCGAATTCCGCGATGTCGGGCACGCCGAGCAGCGGAAAGGCATCGGCCGCCAGGTACTGGAAGAGCAACAGTCGCCGCGGCCGGAGCGAACTGTTGGGCACGGATCCGTGCAGCGTGCGGCAGTGATGGATGCTGATCGAGCCGGCCGGGCCCAGCACGGGCACTGCCTGGTCGAGAGCGATGGCGTGCTTCTCCACGTCGATGGCACCGCAAAACGCACCGCCGCTGTGGTGGTCGTAGACCGGGCCCCGGTGGCTGCCGGGGATGACCATCAAGGGGCCGTTCTCCGCGTCGACGTCGTCGAGCATGATGCCAACCGCCGCCAGGTCGTCGTTGGTGTGGGGATAGAAGGCCCAATCCTGGTGCCATTCCACGGCGGCGCCGCCGTCCGCTTCCTTGAGATTGAGCTTGCCGGTGTCGAAGCGGAGGCCCGGCCCGATCAGGCGGCCGAGGATATCGACGACTTTCTCGTGGCCTGCCGCGGCGGCATAGGCCGGGTGATGCAGATGCGGCGTTTTGATGCGTCGCACCCGGGGCCGCGTTGCCGTGTGATCGTCCTCGAGGTCGTAAACTTCGTTGTGTTCGGAGACCTCCCGCGAACGCTCGACGAACTCATCGGTGGCCGCCCGAAGTTCCGTGATCTCGGCCGGCGAGAAAACCTCGGGCACAAACAGATAACCCGATCGGCGGTAAAGCTCGATTTCCTGATTCGAGATCATCGTGGTTTCCCCGGCGGTCTTTTTGGCTAGCGTCGATAGCGCTAACATGGAGCGCAAGGCAGCGATTTCAAGAATCTTCGCCAAACTTTACATGCGCTGATGGCAGCGCTAACATTTAGCCCTTGAATGGTCTCCGCCATTGACCGCTCCGGCGCCGTGGGGGGAGCGCGCAATCGAGAAGGAGAGCCTGATGGCTTCCGCCACCCACCGGGAAAATATTCTCGCCGTGATCCGCGGCGAAACGGTCGAAACCATACCTTGGGTGCCGCGCATCGATCTTTGGCACAACGCCCAGGAGCTGCGCGGCACCTTGCCGGAAAAGTTCGCCGGCATGCGGGTCGAGGAGATCCACCGCGCCATGGGCTGGCCGCTGCACAAGTTCTCGCCCGAATACAGCCGCCCTGAAAAGCCCGAAGACCTCAACCACCGCTCCATCGGTCTGTTCGACCTGAAGGAGTTTCCCTACACCTACGAGTTCCCCGCCGACGTCGATATCCGCGTCAGCCATGAGGTCAACGGCAACGAGGAAATGACCCACATGGAATACCACACGCCGGTGGGCATGGTGTCCACGCGCCACGGCTTGACGCCGGAGATGCGCAAGTC
Encoded here:
- a CDS encoding phytanoyl-CoA dioxygenase family protein, with protein sequence MISNQEIELYRRSGYLFVPEVFSPAEITELRAATDEFVERSREVSEHNEVYDLEDDHTATRPRVRRIKTPHLHHPAYAAAAGHEKVVDILGRLIGPGLRFDTGKLNLKEADGGAAVEWHQDWAFYPHTNDDLAAVGIMLDDVDAENGPLMVIPGSHRGPVYDHHSGGAFCGAIDVEKHAIALDQAVPVLGPAGSISIHHCRTLHGSVPNSSLRPRRLLLFQYLAADAFPLLGVPDIAEFDSRLLNGQATLEPRLADVPVRMPLPPAPHQGSIFENQRSAANSFLAKTG
- a CDS encoding LacI family DNA-binding transcriptional regulator: MRSNRAASGRVRMLDVAREAGVSAQTVSRVLRLPEKVAEATRQRVLDAVEKLNYVPDLAASYLASNRSRVVALVMPSVSMSIFADTAAGLTSSLDQAGYQLLLAHTGYSLNDEEAAIRAFLGRRPDAMVLIGVEHSARAEEILRLSEIPVVQTWALTDSPIDMVVGFDNVGAGSALAEYFIERGYRRLAFVGNNELRSRQRREGFVAALAGRAPAPTIVSHESVTALMDDGSAALAEVLERQPDTDAIFLASDIMAAGAIFECQRRGIRVPEDVAIAGFGGYEIAHQITPSLTTAEVSGRRIGELAAGLITAKLAGEPCEKSVIDVGFRIVRRDSA